The genomic segment ATCCAGTCATGTTCTTGTTGGAACCTACGTGAAATGTTACGATTATTTACATCCAcctaaaaaaatttatcaatttatatattaaatcatCTGTCTGCGTTtttgaataatatattaaattgttTTGCTTCTTTTGCATTGTGTTTTGGATTGATAGATTTAAattgataaaaataatttttagatgtatttaaaactcactataattaatatttaaatcaccaaaataaatttaaaattcactTTAATGTCATGAATTCAAACAAGTCACGTCCAAGAGCAAAGttatttctttaattaatttaaatatccaATCGGAAACAAAATTAGAATCTATTGGATATATTTTTTGGTAACCGGGAGAATGAGCGTATTGAATAAATTTTTGAGCTCAACGTAATAGTCTGCAAACTGCgtcaataaaatatatcacacTAGGCAGGTTTGTGTGTCAGACTACCTCAAAAAGGTTTCGGTAGAGAAATAGAACGTGTGATAAATTGGTTATGAATAACATAGATTCTGCCAACTTAGGCACATTTCGCGGGCttgtgattttttttgttttcttgctTCTTTGACCAAACACGCCCTACACAGTAAGCGGGACGTTCCCATTGTTATTTTCCGAATTCTGaccaaaaaacaaaataatggaAGCAATACTCGGGAACACCACACACACATTGTCTCGAATTCATTTCACTATTTTATTGAGAATCGTGTGAGAGTTACAGCAGTAACAAGTTAGCTGTGATTAATTTATATCTGTGTGAAGAAGGGTTCAAACTTTCGCTGTCTTTTGACTACTTTATTCTTCTTCTTGGTGAGTCTAATGGCTCTTTTTTTTCCCTTGTAATGTGATTTTTTTCCATGTGGGTTCGTTTCTTCTGGCTGTttgtatgatttttttattgggTTCCATCTTTTTCTGCATATATGTTCTTAAAAGATCGGCTGAGTTTTGGATATGGGAGTTTGTAGAAGATTTTTCAATGTGTGCTggtttttaagaatttaaagcTCGAGTATTGGAGGCATTGCAAGTTTTGAACGAATAATGGATGTATATGATTCTGCATTGTTTTGTCTTGAGACTGTGTTTGGGGGTGTGGATTGTGGAGTGGTAAACAAATTATTCTCGCATACTTATATTTTAGTAGTTCAGAAGAAAAATGGGACATAAATATCTCGATGTGGATttcgattttcttgaaaatatgcTGACTACTTGAAATCTTTGTGCTCGAGTGGCTTCTTGTCTATggtctagcattttaaaagttaATGATTCTGCCTCTCTCCCTTTCTATCATATGCTATCAGTATGGtttattgaaattattttctatgtttgttgtttgtatAGCAATTTTTATTTACCTAAATTACTCGAATATGGTTGAGAATTTtaacttcattttttttatataaaaaaagagCTGAAAATATAGGCAAAGATTTTGCAGATGGTgatcaaaatcttgaaaactGATTTTTTATATGATTCTTTGGTTTAACACGATAGTAAAAACAAGTGAATCCATACTAAAAATTTGTTAAACTGATTTTTCACTTTAATTATCATGTTGAACTGTGCATCTTTTGTGTTCTTGAATATTAAAGCTCTAACTGTTTCTGCTGATTGTAGGTTATACGATATTCTGCTTTTAATGTTCTCTCAATTATTCTTATTCCTAAACAGCGTGAGCGTTCGAATCGTGGAGTAAAACGGAAGGCAAAATTTCTGATATTTGTTAGATCATTCGAAAGCTATTTTcattatttgtttattttttttttctttcaaattttcatatattctttttttGTGGTTCTGGTTCGTGGGAGTGGAGGTTGTTTATGTGGTTTTCCTTTCAAGGGATAACTTTGCTTCTACGTGCTTTTcccatttaattttgtttttcaattgaAAATGGATGAAAGATTGGTATTTTTCCTTGgaacttttattttttactaTGTTATTGCATCCCAAAAATTTTAATTCCTCGGTCAAATTTCTGTCAATTGTTGTAGAGTTGCAGACATTTATGCAGGCCTCTAATTCTCGGTAAGTTTATCTTATTGTATGATATCCCGCTTTTCTTGGTTTTCAGTTGCTATTGCTTTGTTAATATGTCCGTTGAAATACCTTACCCCGTGACGGAAAGGGTATATTTCACTTGAATTAACAAATTCTATGACTAATGTGTATGTTTTATGGCCTTGAGAAGTTATAATGATTCAAAAGTGGGTTGTTAATCCTTTTATTGTTAGATAGGGTGGAATAATGTGTTATCCTTCACAGTACGCTTCAAATTTGTTTCTAGTAAAAAAATTGCTCGTTTCTTGCCTGCAGTCCTGGTTCTCTTGATGCACCTCAAAAGGCATCTCTGGTCATGTCACGTACGGTCCAGAAACTCAAAATTCCGGGATCGGAATCTGATCCTGCTCTATCGCCAGATCCAGTTAGCAAAACATCTAGAAACAGAAGTCCCAAGGTTGTTGGTCGCCAATCACCGAGAAGTCCAGCCAATGAGGTATATGGTTATGAATATTTTACATAACTATAATTATGATATAGGCAAGAATTCACTTCACTAATACTTGGAGGTATGGATTTCAAATCCTTCTGGATTCGATGCTACTTTTCTAAACCACTCTTTAAAGTCTGTTTTTTGTGCAATACCACAGAAGAAAAAACCGAGCAGGGTGTCTGAATTGGAGTCTCAGATAGCTCAGCTGGAAGAGGAACTAAAAAAGGCGAAGGATCGGCTGAGCTCCCCCATGTCATTGAGGCAAAGTGCTCAGCAGGAATCCGAAGAAGCCAAGGAACAGCTAGCAGCCATGTCTATTAAACTCGAGGAGACTCAGAAGCAACTTAAGGAACTTTCTGACTCTGAAGAAGCTCGTCTCCAAGAATTACGAAAGATCTCTCAGGATCGAGATAGAGCATGGGAATCTGAACTCGAAGCATTAAAAAAGCAACATTCTATGGACTCTTCTGCTTTGGCTTCTGCCACGAATGAGATTCATAATCTCAAGATTCAACTGGACAGGGTTTCCGGGTCAGAAGTTTCGCATGCTAGGCATGCTGAGTCAGCTTGTGTTGAGATACAGAGATTGAGGTGCGAACTCAACGGAAGGCTTGAGTTGGTTGAGAAGTTGAAGACCCAATTAAATAATACCCGGGAAGCTGAAGCTCGGGCCGTGAAAGATGTTAGTAGAGCTCAAACGCAATTGAAAGATTTGAAGATTACTGAAGAAACATTACACTCTAAACATGCTATTGCTATGGAATCTTACAAAAATTTGATCTTGGAGTTGGAAGTTTCAAAAAATAGAGTAGTTTCATTGGAGGAAACAGTCAGGAGTCTCCAGTCTAACTTAGGTCATCACAACAAGATCTCAGTGTATCCTTTTGATGATGTTAAAACAGAAGTCCCGAAAAATGAACTCATGGAATTGAAACATGAAGTTGATCGTTTGAGATCAGCGCTGAAGAATGCAGAAAGAAGACATCAAGATGAATACAATCGTAGCGCCCTTGAGATAAATAATGCCAATGAACTTCTTGAGAATGTGAAATCAGAATCGTTCAAGAAACAACTTGAAATAGAAGCAAAGATTAAAGAGTACCGAGTCAAAGCTGACATATTGAGGGCAAAACTGACTGAAAAAGATAATGCTTTGAAAAGCATTTCACATAACAAGGGGTTGAGTTTAAAAAGCGACGAAAATGCACCAGCTGAGAGAGAATCAGAACTTGAAACAGAGTTAGATAAGTCAGAATCACTCCTCAAAGATCTGCAGGCATGCTTACTTGAGAAAGAGACTCAGTTGCAAACCATCagagaagaaaacaaaattcTGAAATCCGAAATCTCGAAGAACGAAACAGAGAGAAACGAAGCAACTAATGAGGCCATTGCTTTAACCGAGGCATCAAGAGCAGCCGAACAAGAAGCCTTGATAAAGATTGGATATTTGACCGAGGAATCCAAAAAATGTCGAAGAAAAACCATGCGTGCTACCGAGCAGCTTGATGCAACTCAAGCTGCTAACGTAGAGATTGAAACTGAACTAAGGAGATTGAAAGTGCAATCAGATCAATGGAGAAAAGCTGCTGAGGCAGCCGCTGCAATGCTCTCTCTCGAAAATAATGGTAAATATGTGAAAAGAACAGGTTCTTTGGACTATCTCACAATTTCTGGTAAGTTGGGTTCGCCGTATTATGAAGATATTGATGATGACTTCGgtaaaaagaaaaatggaaATATGTTGAAGAAGATTGGGGGTGTATTGTTAAAGAAAGGGCAGAAGTAGATCAAAGAAAGTTTCAGGGTCCTCATTGCCATTTTAGTAGTTTTTTGCTTTAAAAAAATCAGTGATTCTCCATctcaaaatgaccattttgtggTGGCACCCAACTTTTAATGGCTAAAATTTGATGTAAGAGAGACATTGTGTTTGGTTTATTTAAGAGCAGTTCGCCCTTAGAGTTCCAATCAACTATGCCAGTCTTGTATAGTTTAATATGGGTAATATcaagatgaattttatgcacAAATTTAAAATGACCagagtattattattattttgaagtATTTACGCTTACTTAAATTTTATTTGGACCATGGGCTAAAGACTAACTGGGCCATCATTACTAACAGAGGACCATGAGCTAAAGACCAACTGGACCACTATGATAAACATAGAGACCGTGGGCTAAAGACTAAAAAACAGATAGGAACAAAAGCTAAATACTAACTGGACCAACATTACTTACATATTGACCCATTCCCTAAGATACCCCACGTATTTGGGCTTCAAAACTTAGACGACTTCACATGACATTACGTATGGTTCTTGGGCCTGAAGACGCCCAGAAAATTTAACTAGATTATAGCTTACGCTCTAAATATTATTCTGGACCATGGGCTAAAGACTAACTGGACACTGTTGTAAAAAATAGGCCAATGAGTAAAAGACTAACTGGACCACCATACCAACATATTGAGACATGCGCTTGATTTGCCCACATATTTGGGCTTCAAAACTTAGACGACCTCACATGATACTACATATGGGGCTTTGGGCCTTAAAATCCAGAGTATTTGGGTTAAGTAGCCGGCTCTCACGCTCACCTAAATATTGTTTTGGGCTTTAACATGCTGGGCTAACCTTATTGGACACCAACGTACGTAGGTCCATGAGCTCAAAGACAAACTTCTACATCCTAAAACTGTTAAAACTATATATTTGATTAGGGTTTTGAAGTTTGGATTTCAGCGGCTGTTCCACTCTCATCCCTCTGATTCCGTAGCAGCCTTCTCTTCGGTCGCTCGATTCTGCAATCATGGGGTACGTACAGATCTCCGGAATGCGTTTCTTTTTTTGTGTTTCTCGAATCAATAAACTGTTGGTCAAAGTGGATAAATTGAGTGTTGTTTTGTTCGGTTTGTAGTATCGAGAAAttgatgtttatttttttggcTCTGAAGTGGTTAAGCGCTTGTTCTACGAAAAGAAAGAGAAAAGAACTGGATGTTGCGACCGTCAATGCTTATTTGCATTTGCTAATTTTTTCTATGGAAGAATATTGCTGTTTCTTGTAATTTAATGGTAAAAAGAGTCATTTTAAAGATCATGTAGGTGAATTTGACGACAAATGAGGTTTTGTTTACTTTTGTCCAATGTAGGGTTAGTATCTAATGACCCTAAAATTATCCTTTCTTCTGTGAGATAAGCACCTAAGGTGCATGGAAGATTTATTTGGAGAAAGGGAATTCAGTATAATTTCGAAGATTAGGCGGTTTTCTTGTCAATTCTATTGTTAGTCCAA from the Primulina tabacum isolate GXHZ01 chromosome 16, ASM2559414v2, whole genome shotgun sequence genome contains:
- the LOC142529749 gene encoding interactor of constitutive active ROPs 2, chloroplastic-like isoform X1, producing the protein MKDWYFSLELLFFTMLLHPKNFNSSVKFLSIVVELQTFMQASNSRPGSLDAPQKASLVMSRTVQKLKIPGSESDPALSPDPVSKTSRNRSPKVVGRQSPRSPANEKKKPSRVSELESQIAQLEEELKKAKDRLSSPMSLRQSAQQESEEAKEQLAAMSIKLEETQKQLKELSDSEEARLQELRKISQDRDRAWESELEALKKQHSMDSSALASATNEIHNLKIQLDRVSGSEVSHARHAESACVEIQRLRCELNGRLELVEKLKTQLNNTREAEARAVKDVSRAQTQLKDLKITEETLHSKHAIAMESYKNLILELEVSKNRVVSLEETVRSLQSNLGHHNKISVYPFDDVKTEVPKNELMELKHEVDRLRSALKNAERRHQDEYNRSALEINNANELLENVKSESFKKQLEIEAKIKEYRVKADILRAKLTEKDNALKSISHNKGLSLKSDENAPAERESELETELDKSESLLKDLQACLLEKETQLQTIREENKILKSEISKNETERNEATNEAIALTEASRAAEQEALIKIGYLTEESKKCRRKTMRATEQLDATQAANVEIETELRRLKVQSDQWRKAAEAAAAMLSLENNGKYVKRTGSLDYLTISGKLGSPYYEDIDDDFGKKKNGNMLKKIGGVLLKKGQK
- the LOC142529749 gene encoding interactor of constitutive active ROPs 2, chloroplastic-like isoform X2, with product MQASNSRPGSLDAPQKASLVMSRTVQKLKIPGSESDPALSPDPVSKTSRNRSPKVVGRQSPRSPANEKKKPSRVSELESQIAQLEEELKKAKDRLSSPMSLRQSAQQESEEAKEQLAAMSIKLEETQKQLKELSDSEEARLQELRKISQDRDRAWESELEALKKQHSMDSSALASATNEIHNLKIQLDRVSGSEVSHARHAESACVEIQRLRCELNGRLELVEKLKTQLNNTREAEARAVKDVSRAQTQLKDLKITEETLHSKHAIAMESYKNLILELEVSKNRVVSLEETVRSLQSNLGHHNKISVYPFDDVKTEVPKNELMELKHEVDRLRSALKNAERRHQDEYNRSALEINNANELLENVKSESFKKQLEIEAKIKEYRVKADILRAKLTEKDNALKSISHNKGLSLKSDENAPAERESELETELDKSESLLKDLQACLLEKETQLQTIREENKILKSEISKNETERNEATNEAIALTEASRAAEQEALIKIGYLTEESKKCRRKTMRATEQLDATQAANVEIETELRRLKVQSDQWRKAAEAAAAMLSLENNGKYVKRTGSLDYLTISGKLGSPYYEDIDDDFGKKKNGNMLKKIGGVLLKKGQK